The Engystomops pustulosus chromosome 2, aEngPut4.maternal, whole genome shotgun sequence genomic interval CTGAGATCTCAATGTCTGATGGGAACTCCGACCAGTTGTGCCTCCACCAATTTATGCTTCTACTCCCTCATTTTTCTCTCATGTTTTAGTGGTGGAATTgtagcatggatccagcagggtggccacccagtTGTCAGAAGTGGTGACTATCCGGTCAAAATGGGTGTGGTTGCCCTGGCACTGGAGCATATAGTGGTTCATAAGGTCTACGCTGCCCAAAAGCAAGGACAAGCTGCCCTCTGTGGgagatctcctcctcctctagccacACTCCAGTGACACCAATAAGCTGCTCCGGGTGTCACCCTGCTGTGGGAAAAATTCTCCTCCTTCTACTCCAAAACTGTCACCTGGCTGGACTGTGCAGTACCTGAACACTGGTCCACAATGCGCTCAGGGAAGCAGCAGTCCTGAGGAATTGTGAAGATTTATCCAccaaagtgcaacgtttcagctcctcaaCGGAGCTATCCTCAGTCATACCAAGCAGTGTTACAAGGCGGACTTTATACCCACAGGAAGGGACctcatctgtgacatcactatgtacaaGTTATATAATACATAGTAAGTTTACATATGAAGACATATTAGTATACATGCTGTGAGTGTATGCAGAGTAAATGCAATGTTTCAAAGTCTAAAAGTAATAAAACCATACAGTACGTGTAGACTTGCAGACACCTTGATCTGGGGGCCCGTTGTGCCAtataaaccaatcagagttcatgtGTGATTGTTACTAAGCAACCTACCTACAAAGTAAGTGTAGCGGAAGCAGGAGAACAATAACTGGCAAATGGAGTACCTGAGGAATGAGCCCTGGGAGTGCTACGTCGCTGCTGCAGATCAGTCTGGAGCTCAGAGAAGTTTGCTGACGTCACTCCCAGCAGACTCTTCCGCTCTCAGGGAGtgaaaaaaaagaccaaaaaggAACAATGTCCCTCTGTTGGACAAACAAAGGAACTGCGATAGCAATAGAACTAGGAGCAGCCAAAACGTCTAACGTGGAACTGAAAACTGTTCGGATTTAAGGCATAGTGCACTGTATGCTTTCGGACCGGTAACAAATCCGGTATGTCACCAAATGGGGTATTCCAGGTTTTACCAAGGAGGTCAAAACAATCCAAGATCTTCatagtgaaatttagaatggtcaaattttgtcggttatgcgttcttttagccctaaaatttacacatttccaaaagataaaaaaagaaaacccaccatactatttgttatgaaatttctcccgaaTACAAAGACCCCTCACATGTGGcccttacttgttttatgggcgcacagaaaggaaggagggacctgcagctgccaggatttcagTTTCCTCGTTGGCCCATTTTGCAggttataaaattttcgctttttcgttattggggccatgtgatggcatttttttggtgggatgagatgctttttccagttttaccattttggtgGTTGGTATcccttattgttgaaaatttaggaacttttttgaggtcaccagtaaaaaagcatcaattctgtactggattttttagatttttttttttcgtgttcaccgtatagactaataatcatgttatctttattctagggGTCAATGCGATTATGGGGATATCAGacgtgaatattttttcttatgttttactaaatttgccaaataaaaccctaatgtggggggaaatctatcacttttgcatcgccgtcttccaagtggcataacatttttacttttttggctacagagctggttgatggcttgtttttttgcgggacatgttgtactttgcaacagtatcattgtggagtacatatgttttgttgataactttttattgcattttttgtgggattcaataggtaaaaatcataatttatggcgggtttttaaagatttttttttttaacggcgttcatcgtatgggttcaatagttatttaattttattctacggattgttacggacgggttgatactatatatgtggggtttgtgttatgatttagacttttttgagcgttatatctCTCTGTACTTGTTTTGGCGCTtatggcatttttagtgatttataaacttattttttattgaaaaacttttttttttttttttttaactttttgacaatttccaccatgggacatgaacaagcgatcaactgattgcttgttcatggtaatACTCTGtattacttatgtattgcagggtattagcagtgtcaataGTAGAAGAGGAAAGGGTAGAGATCGGCACTCCAGGCTAGTTTAAAAGactttcttctttattcaaaaatccataaaatcagTGCAAGTGAACATAGTGCATAGTCCattagacctacgcgtttcgaacattagtgttagttcttactcatggtctggaGACTACTGGCAAGGACCTATGTTAAAAAAGCATACAACAGGTGCATCGGATTATACTGATTACCGCATGCGCATACTAAAGCAGCTAAACATATTGTTGTGTAAACATAGAAACAGATAGTTTACTAGCAGAGACAACGTTACATGGATTGTAACGATAAATTACAGGTATACATGCTAATATTAATATAGATACATTGTATCTGTTTTACTATTCAGACCTTTGGGTATACGAGTGTCTAGTTGAAGGATCCATAACATCTCCCGATTGCGGAGTTTATGTGTACGATCCCCGCCTCTGTTTGGAGCAGTAACCCTTTCTATGCCGGTGATGTTGAGATTGGTAAGATCTCCATCGTGTTTGTCCAAAAAATGTTTGGACAAACTAGATATATTTTTATCTGGCAACCGTGTTTTTGAACCATCTGCTATATGTTCTGCAATGCGTTTTTTTAGAGGGCGTATTGTGCTACCCACATACTGAAGATTACACTTTGTGCATGCTGCCAAATACACTACGAATTTAGTATTGCAATTAATAAATGCTTTTATGTTCCATTGCCTATCCGAAGTGTTATTGGAAAAAATGGTGGTATTATGCATATAAGCACAACAATTGCATCTATTGCCCCCACATTTGTAGGAGCCTTTAACAGTGAGCCAAGTTTCCCGAGTCCTGTTCTGTTGTGATATATATGTAGAGGGGGAGACTGCATTACCAATAGTACGTGCTCTGCGTGATACAAACTTACAACCTTTATCTAAGACTTGTCTCAGTTTATTGTCCGCTGTTAACATCGGTAAGTATTTCTTAATTATAGCCACTACTTGTTCAAATTCGTTGCTATAGGTGGTAGAAAAAACCACTGCAGCAGGGCTATTGGATTTTTTGCCATTGTCACTCAAAAGAGATTGTCTTGTTTTAGATTTGGCTATATTTATAGCTCTATTTATAACATGTTTGTGATACCCTCTTTCCATTAGTCTAGTGGTTATGTTGTTACATTCTTTAGAGAAAGAATCTTCAGAACTACAACTCCTGCGAGCACGAATAAATTCCCCTACTGGTAGGTTTTTGATCACATGTGGAGGGTGACAACTAGATGCCTGTAATACCGAGTTGCCACTAGTATCTTTACGATATAGTTCCGTCTGTATGGATTTAGTCTCCGTATTACCCATCAACATGACATCCAGATAGGGTATTTTATGCTTATCAGTTTCATAAGTAAATGATAGATTACAATTGTTGTTATTGATGAAACTGATAAAATTGACGACGTCCTGCTCACATCCATCCCATATGAGCAGGGCGTCGTCTATATATCTACCATACCAATAGATATTATTGACAAAAATGTTGATAGAATTATACAAGTAATTTCTCTCCCACCAGGCTACGTAAATATTTGCCAATGATGGCGAAAAACATGAGCCCATAGGGCATCCCTGGGTCTGCATATAAAAAATTTTGTTAAACGTAAAAAAATTGTTGGTGAGTAATATATGTGTTACTGAGAGAATATACTGTTGTAGCTCGTAAGAATAGTCAGTGAATAGCTTCATATGTTGTTCTAATGCTATTAGCGCTTTGTCATGTGGAATATTTGTATATAGGGAAACTATGTCACATGTAATCCACAAAAAGCCTTCCTTCCAATCGAGTTTTTCCATAATCTGTAATATTTGTtttgtatcttgtatgtatccaGGTAATGCTTTCACCATCGGCTGTAAATAGGAATCTAACCACCCACTAAGTCGCTCTAAAATGGAATCAACCCCTGATATAATTGGGCGCAAGGGTGGGGGAAagatgtttttatgtgttttgggaAAAGCATGAAAGATTGGACATAATGGAAAATCTGGAACCAAAAATAAAGCCTCCTTATCAGTATGCAAACCCAGGGAAACTCCCCATTGTACATTTTGTATTATTCTCTGTTTGATGTTATTGGTGGGATCGCTATCTAATTTTTTATATATCGTAGTGTCATTCAACATTGACATTATGCAGTTCTCATATAGACCACTGTCCAGGACAACAATTGAGCCACCTTTGTCCGCCATACGGACAATTATGTTTTCATTGTTTTGCAATTCTTTCAATGCCTTCTCCTGTGTTCTGGACATGTTCCGTTGTCTATGTTGGAGTTTCTTGTTGAGGTCCTGTAGGTCCCTTTCTACTAATGTTTGAAACATGTCCATTTCATTTGTTCTGGACCCTATGGGATAAAATTTGGGATTCTTGATGGATATAGGCAAAACATCTTCTTGTTTAGTTCTGTTGCTGTCTGATAATTGTTGTAAGTCTAAGATAACGCATTGATCTCGAAAGGCATGATCTTTAAATTCATTATGTATAATTATATCACCATCCTCAAGTATATTATGTCCTTGTTCAGTCTCTATGGAGTCTTGGTTGAAAAAATGTCTTCTCAGCGTTAATGATCGTACAAATTTATTGACATCCAGTAAAGTATGATACAAATCAAAATTCGTAGAAGGTACAAAATTAAGACCTTTTGCAAGCACCTGTTTTTGTTCTGGAGTGAGAATACATGCCGATAAATTCAAAACTGTTAATTCTTCCGCTTCTTGTTGTTGGAATTCGTAGCTCTGGTGTTGTATTGAGTGGTTGTGTCTTTTTCCTGCCCGTCTTGTGCGTTTTTTTGCAGtggatttttggggtttttttgttgttgttgtgtttTGTAGTTTTTTGTCTGTTCTGATTTATGCGTTTGTCGGGTATAATTCGTTGCAGTTGCACCTTCACTATCTGAATCTTCTGACACCACGTCTGTTGATTCCTGTTCAGATGAGGTGAAGCCCACCTTACTCGTATTGTGGGAATATTTGCGTCTATTGGAATTCCTCAGAATAGATGATGTAGTACGGCCATGTCTTCTATATGCATGCCATGTATACACACAGTCTTTTTCATAGTCGCGTAGATCTCTATTGAATTTATTTTGCTTAATTTGTGTTATAGCATTTTCCATATCCGCAATATTTTCTTTAAGTTTAACATCCAAATCTTTAAATTCCTGTTTGTCTATATGCGGCTTTAAAGATTCGCGTATTTTGGCAATATCCCCTTCTATGGCCGacagtttttctttttccatAGAGATGATAAGTTTCATTAAATTCAAGGAACATTCTGATAATATTTGATTCCATTGTTTAGAAAAATCATCATTGTACACTACAGTTGGGAGTTTCTTGATTCTGAGACCCCTCGGTATCATCGCTCTTTCCAAGTATGACTGCAAAGTTGTATAATCCCACCAAATTTTTACTTGATCTGACATTTGTATTTCCAATTCCTGCATTAAGAAACGCACACTAGAATTTTCTGTTCCCTGTTTAGAAAAAATCTCTGCTGCGCGATTCCTTCTGGTACTATTGTCCACATTTTCAAAAGCAGTATTAACAGTATCCATGTTCCTGTTGTATCTTGTTAAAAACACCTATGCAAAAAATGATATCTGAAAAAACATCTATATATGTCCCACAATTTGGGTAGCCAAGACTCACATACAACTATTTATGAAGTGCTTCCAAACGAAACGAAACGTGTATTATTGCATGATTCCCATATATAAAACAAACACTTTTTTGGCAAGTATCAGATTTTTAGGGCTCTCACATATGGTCCTGTTCACACTGAAGGTCTTAAAGTGCAATAAACTTCTTATGCATCAAAAACATCGTAGCAAAAGTGTGATGTGAGGTGCGTGAAACTGCTTCACCCGACAAACTATAATAGTATACAACAACACTTTCGAGTAACCGCTCACTCACGTGGACCTCGAAGAGCCGTGGGAAACACTTCTGTAGAGTCCGGTGCTCGTATCCCGAATGGGCTTGTCGGAACGCCCTTTGACAATAGTAGAAGAGGAAAGGGTAGAGATCGGCACTCCAGGCTAGTTTAAAAGactttcttctttattcaaaaatccataaaatcagTGCAAGTGAACATAGTGCATAGTCCattagacctacgcgt includes:
- the LOC140119864 gene encoding uncharacterized protein; translation: MFLLTDIRGTGSKYYVIYHRQIVFLTRYNRNMDTVNTAFENVDNSTRRNRAAEIFSKQGTENSSVRFLMQELEIQMSDQVKIWWDYTTLQSYLERAMIPRGLRIKKLPTVVYNDDFSKQWNQILSECSLNLMKLIISMEKEKLSAIEGDIAKIRESLKPHIDKQEFKDLDVKLKENIADMENAITQIKQNKFNRDLRDYEKDCVYTWHAYRRHGRTTSSILRNSNRRKYSHNTSKVGFTSSEQESTDVVSEDSDSEGATATNYTRQTHKSEQTKNYKTQQQQKNPKNPLQKNAQDGQEKDTTTQYNTRATNSNNKKRKN